A DNA window from Gillisia sp. Hel1_33_143 contains the following coding sequences:
- the dinB gene encoding DNA polymerase IV, translating into MEKTVLHLDLDTFYVSVERLIDTRLQHRPLLVGGTSDRGVVAACSYETRAFGVHSGMSMKLAKQLCPEATVIRGNASTYTKYSKDVTDIIKIDVPLFEKSSIDEFYADLTGMDRFFGCYKYASELRKKITRETGLPISFGLSVNKIVSKVATNEAKPNNQLKIDSGFEKEFLAPLSVKKIPMVGDKTYQTLRNLGVRQIKTIQEMPLEMMQKVLGSNGTTIWNRAQGIDHTPVIPYSERKSISTERTFDKDTIDVQRLSAILIAMTENLAYQLRRGDKLTSCVAVKIRYSDFNTYTKQLKIPYTSADHVLIPLIQDIFKKLYNRRLLVRLIGIRFSHLAGGNYQINLFDDNEEVLHLYNAMDKIRNRYGDRSVIRAASMGAKTIGRFTNPFNGEPPVVLAHRKQ; encoded by the coding sequence ATGGAGAAAACCGTGTTACATCTAGATCTTGATACTTTCTATGTTTCTGTAGAAAGGTTAATAGATACGCGCCTTCAACATAGACCGCTATTGGTGGGTGGTACTAGCGATCGTGGGGTGGTTGCTGCTTGTAGTTATGAAACGCGTGCTTTTGGGGTGCACTCCGGAATGTCTATGAAATTAGCTAAACAACTCTGCCCGGAGGCTACAGTTATTAGAGGAAACGCAAGCACGTATACCAAATATTCTAAAGATGTAACAGATATTATCAAAATCGATGTTCCGCTATTTGAAAAATCGAGCATCGATGAGTTTTACGCAGATCTCACCGGAATGGATCGCTTTTTTGGTTGTTATAAATATGCTTCAGAATTGAGAAAAAAGATCACCCGAGAAACCGGACTTCCCATCTCTTTTGGCCTTTCTGTGAATAAGATCGTATCTAAAGTAGCTACCAATGAGGCAAAACCCAACAATCAGCTCAAAATAGATTCTGGTTTTGAAAAAGAGTTTTTAGCACCACTTTCAGTAAAAAAGATACCCATGGTGGGAGATAAAACCTATCAAACCCTTCGGAATTTAGGAGTACGCCAGATCAAGACCATTCAGGAAATGCCGCTGGAAATGATGCAGAAGGTTTTAGGGTCTAACGGTACTACTATTTGGAACAGAGCACAGGGAATAGATCATACCCCCGTTATTCCCTATTCAGAGCGTAAATCTATTTCTACAGAGCGAACTTTTGATAAGGATACTATAGATGTACAGCGACTTTCTGCCATCTTAATTGCTATGACAGAAAATCTCGCCTATCAATTAAGGCGTGGAGATAAACTTACTTCTTGTGTAGCGGTGAAGATTCGATATTCAGATTTCAATACGTATACCAAGCAGCTTAAAATTCCTTATACCAGTGCAGATCATGTTTTGATACCGCTCATACAAGATATTTTTAAAAAGCTTTATAACCGAAGGTTGCTGGTACGCTTAATAGGAATAAGATTTAGCCATTTAGCAGGAGGAAATTATCAGATCAATCTATTTGATGACAATGAAGAAGTACTTCACCTCTACAATGCAATGGATAAAATAAGAAACAGGTATGGAGACAGAAGTGTGATACGGGCTGCATCCATGGGTGCAAAAACCATTGGCCGCTTTACCAATCCTTTTAACGGAGAACCTCCGGTGGTCTTAGCACATAGAAAACAGTAA
- a CDS encoding XRE family transcriptional regulator: MGTDVTLEVKRFKEIREDHNFTQTEFAELLGIKNSTADIERGRTKLSGKMVAELLRQFGVNPLWIFGDSNQKFLPINRGDVSPKVVTVNSGEEENIVLVNQKAAAGYPHNVQDVEWYHQLPAFDIPLPEYRNASYRGFQVEGDSMMPNLRPGEWVLGKAISSVNEVSYSKIYVVVLYDSVLVKKIQKLEDPQKAVLISLNEEYAPIQIQVNDIQELWQINSKLTFSVDATSESGLLRQLQQSMDELKSEFKTLKQ; the protein is encoded by the coding sequence ATGGGAACAGATGTAACACTGGAGGTTAAGCGCTTTAAAGAAATTCGTGAAGACCATAATTTTACCCAGACCGAGTTTGCGGAATTACTGGGAATTAAAAATTCTACTGCTGATATTGAGCGTGGAAGAACAAAGCTATCTGGCAAGATGGTAGCAGAATTACTGCGCCAGTTTGGGGTGAATCCGCTTTGGATCTTTGGCGATAGCAATCAGAAATTCTTACCAATTAATAGAGGAGACGTAAGTCCAAAGGTGGTTACTGTAAATAGTGGGGAAGAAGAGAATATTGTGTTGGTAAATCAAAAGGCGGCAGCCGGATATCCTCATAATGTTCAAGATGTAGAGTGGTATCATCAACTTCCTGCTTTCGATATTCCTTTACCAGAATATAGAAATGCCAGTTATAGAGGATTTCAAGTGGAAGGAGATAGTATGATGCCTAATCTAAGACCCGGAGAATGGGTGTTAGGGAAAGCTATTTCCAGTGTTAATGAAGTGAGTTATAGTAAGATTTATGTAGTAGTATTATATGATTCTGTACTGGTAAAGAAAATTCAGAAATTAGAAGACCCACAAAAAGCCGTGCTAATCTCTTTAAATGAAGAATATGCACCCATTCAAATTCAGGTAAATGATATTCAAGAACTGTGGCAAATTAATAGTAAATTGACTTTTAGTGTAGATGCTACTTCAGAAAGTGGATTGTTAAGGCAACTACAACAATCTATGGATGAGCTTAAAAGCGAGTTCAAAACTTTAAAACAATAA
- a CDS encoding 3-deoxy-D-manno-octulosonic acid transferase — MKLAYNILIKIIKSLLPITSIFSEKMKLFVNGRKATFSILKDKIKSDDAVIWFHAASLGEFEQGLPIIEIVKDLYPSHKIVVSFFSPSGYEIKKNSNVADAIVYLPLDTAANANQFLDLVHPDLVFFIKYEFWPNYLSELKDRGIRTLLVSGGFREDMVFFKAYGKWMIKYLETFEHFFVQNLRSKELLSTIGFNNISVSGDTRFDRVAKQLSHNNKLDFIETFKADKACVVAGSTWPEDELMLHELINNSSANVKFIIAPHQIKANQIASFRSKLTKKTLLFSEKNNKVIQDYDVFIIDTIGLLSKIYHYADIAYVGGAAGNTGLHNILEPATFGIPIIIGKNFNKFPEAVQLKELQGLYSVSDTEDFTLIVNKLLCDQAFRAETGRISKSYIQENIGATEMVREYLKNTALKTHEM; from the coding sequence TTGAAACTAGCTTATAACATATTAATTAAGATCATTAAAAGCTTGCTTCCCATTACCTCCATTTTTAGTGAAAAGATGAAACTTTTTGTAAATGGAAGAAAGGCAACCTTTTCTATTTTGAAAGACAAAATTAAGAGCGATGATGCTGTAATATGGTTTCACGCCGCATCTTTAGGAGAATTTGAACAAGGATTACCAATAATAGAAATTGTTAAAGACTTATACCCATCACATAAAATTGTGGTTAGCTTTTTCTCTCCTTCCGGATATGAAATAAAGAAAAACTCTAATGTTGCAGATGCTATAGTATACTTACCATTAGATACTGCAGCAAATGCCAACCAATTCTTAGATCTGGTTCATCCAGATCTTGTATTCTTTATTAAATATGAATTCTGGCCTAATTATCTCTCAGAACTTAAGGATCGAGGTATAAGAACTTTGCTTGTCTCTGGTGGATTTAGAGAAGATATGGTTTTCTTTAAAGCATATGGCAAATGGATGATAAAATATCTCGAAACCTTCGAGCATTTCTTTGTTCAGAATTTAAGGTCAAAAGAGCTTTTAAGTACGATAGGTTTTAATAATATAAGTGTTAGTGGAGATACAAGATTTGATAGAGTTGCCAAACAGTTATCTCACAATAACAAATTAGATTTCATTGAAACCTTCAAAGCAGATAAAGCATGTGTAGTGGCAGGAAGTACATGGCCTGAAGATGAACTTATGTTACATGAACTCATAAACAATTCTTCTGCCAACGTAAAGTTTATCATAGCACCACATCAGATCAAGGCAAATCAAATAGCTAGTTTTAGGAGTAAGCTTACTAAGAAAACCCTTTTATTTTCAGAAAAAAACAACAAGGTTATACAAGATTACGATGTATTTATAATAGATACAATTGGTCTTTTGAGTAAGATCTATCATTACGCAGATATTGCCTACGTAGGGGGCGCTGCTGGTAATACAGGGCTGCATAACATCTTAGAACCGGCTACTTTTGGTATACCTATTATTATAGGAAAGAATTTCAATAAGTTCCCGGAAGCTGTTCAGCTAAAAGAACTTCAAGGACTATATTCTGTATCAGACACAGAAGATTTCACATTAATTGTAAATAAACTCCTTTGTGATCAAGCATTTAGAGCTGAAACAGGAAGAATTTCGAAAAGCTATATACAAGAAAATATAGGAGCTACAGAAATGGTGCGTGAATATTTAAAAAATACAGCGTTAAAAACTCATGAAATGTAG
- a CDS encoding DegT/DnrJ/EryC1/StrS family aminotransferase produces MKKIQMVDLQGQYSLIKDQVNNSLQEIMETSAYINGPEVQAFQKELEEYLGVKHVIPCANGTDALQIAMMGLDLKPGDEVITADFTFAATVEVIALLQLTPVLVDVEPDTFNIDPEAIRRAITPKTKAIVPVHLFGQTANMNTIMEIAKEHDLYVIEDNAQAIGADFHSKEAKTYKTGTIGHVGSTSFFPSKNLGAYGDGGAIFTNDDDLAHMIRGIVNHGMYERYHHDVVGVNSRLDSFQAAVLRAKLPNLDMYNEARKKAAFMYNDYFKGQEHIQVPFRSGDCDTHVFHQYTLKITNGKRDALVKHLNEKGIPCGVYYPIPLHSQKAYVDARYNEADFPVTNQLVKEVISLPMHTELEEDQIELICKTVIDFVNS; encoded by the coding sequence ATGAAAAAGATACAAATGGTTGACCTTCAGGGTCAGTATAGTCTAATTAAAGATCAGGTTAATAATTCTCTTCAGGAAATAATGGAAACTTCGGCATATATAAATGGACCGGAAGTTCAGGCATTTCAGAAGGAATTAGAGGAATATTTAGGAGTAAAACATGTAATTCCATGTGCTAATGGAACTGATGCATTACAAATTGCAATGATGGGATTAGATCTTAAGCCCGGAGATGAGGTTATAACGGCAGATTTTACATTTGCTGCTACTGTAGAAGTTATTGCACTCCTACAACTTACTCCTGTTTTGGTTGATGTAGAACCAGATACGTTTAATATAGATCCGGAAGCTATTAGAAGAGCAATTACACCAAAAACAAAAGCTATAGTTCCGGTACATTTGTTTGGGCAAACTGCAAATATGAATACTATTATGGAAATTGCTAAAGAGCATGATCTTTATGTTATTGAAGATAATGCACAGGCAATTGGAGCAGATTTTCATTCTAAAGAGGCAAAAACCTACAAAACCGGGACTATAGGGCATGTCGGGTCTACATCATTTTTCCCTTCTAAAAATCTTGGAGCGTATGGAGATGGTGGAGCTATCTTTACTAATGATGATGATCTAGCGCATATGATTCGTGGTATCGTAAATCATGGTATGTACGAGAGATATCATCATGATGTGGTTGGAGTAAATTCTAGATTGGATAGTTTTCAGGCAGCTGTTTTAAGAGCAAAGCTACCAAACTTGGATATGTATAACGAAGCTAGAAAAAAGGCGGCGTTTATGTATAATGATTATTTTAAAGGACAAGAACATATTCAGGTTCCATTTAGATCTGGAGATTGTGATACTCATGTATTCCATCAATACACATTAAAGATCACTAATGGAAAGCGAGATGCATTGGTGAAACATTTAAATGAAAAGGGAATTCCGTGTGGTGTTTATTATCCAATTCCTTTGCATAGTCAAAAAGCATATGTAGATGCAAGATATAATGAAGCAGATTTCCCTGTTACCAATCAGTTAGTGAAGGAAGTTATTTCTTTACCTATGCATACAGAGTTAGAGGAAGACCAAATAGAGCTGATCTGTAAAACGGTAATAGATTTTGTAAACTCTTAA
- a CDS encoding metal-dependent hydrolase family protein has translation MKKLLLFCIGIACSGVINAQDIYIQSGKLIDTKNGKVLNEKTIIVSGNTIKSIENGFVAPATEADSLIDLRTMTVLPGLTDMHVHLEGQSNPTEYLEEFTSNEPDVAFRSVGFAKSTLLAGFTTVRDLGGSGVNIALRNAINKKEISGPRIFTAGKSLASTGGHADPTNGRSRDLMGDPGPKEGVVNNVDDARKAVRQRYKNGADLIKITATGGVLSVAKSSSNPQFTLEEIKAITETAKDYGFHVAAHAHGDDGMQRAVKGGVLTIEHGTLMSEETMEVMKQYKAYLVPTITAGKEVTENAKIKNYYPAIVVPKALEIGPKIQNTFSKAYKKGVMIAFGTDAGVYPHGENAKEFSYMVEAGMPAMEAIQSATITPAKILNVENSSGQLAPGFHADIIAVQEDPTQNIKTLENVRFVMKDGKTYKNL, from the coding sequence ATGAAGAAACTATTATTGTTTTGCATTGGAATAGCATGCTCCGGAGTAATTAATGCTCAGGATATCTATATTCAAAGTGGTAAACTTATAGATACTAAAAATGGAAAAGTTCTCAATGAAAAGACCATAATCGTTTCTGGAAATACTATAAAAAGTATTGAAAATGGATTTGTAGCACCAGCTACAGAGGCTGATAGTTTAATAGATCTTAGAACTATGACAGTTCTTCCCGGACTTACAGATATGCACGTACATCTGGAAGGGCAATCCAATCCAACTGAATATCTGGAAGAATTTACAAGTAATGAACCAGATGTGGCATTTAGATCTGTAGGTTTTGCTAAAAGTACGCTTTTAGCGGGGTTTACTACGGTAAGAGATCTAGGAGGAAGCGGTGTAAATATAGCTTTAAGAAATGCTATTAATAAAAAGGAGATCTCTGGTCCAAGAATTTTTACTGCCGGTAAATCATTAGCCTCTACTGGAGGTCATGCAGACCCTACCAATGGTAGAAGCAGAGATCTTATGGGAGATCCGGGACCTAAAGAAGGTGTGGTGAATAATGTAGATGATGCTAGAAAAGCGGTAAGGCAACGTTATAAAAATGGCGCAGACCTTATTAAAATAACTGCAACTGGAGGGGTTCTTAGTGTGGCGAAAAGTAGTTCTAATCCTCAGTTTACTTTAGAAGAGATAAAGGCAATTACAGAGACTGCTAAAGATTATGGTTTTCATGTTGCCGCTCATGCACATGGAGATGATGGGATGCAAAGAGCTGTAAAAGGTGGTGTTCTTACTATTGAACATGGTACTTTAATGAGTGAAGAAACCATGGAAGTGATGAAACAATATAAAGCTTATTTAGTACCAACAATTACAGCAGGAAAAGAAGTAACAGAGAATGCAAAGATCAAAAATTACTATCCTGCTATTGTAGTCCCTAAAGCCTTAGAAATAGGGCCAAAGATTCAGAATACATTTTCTAAGGCCTATAAAAAAGGAGTGATGATCGCCTTTGGAACAGATGCAGGAGTATATCCGCATGGAGAGAATGCAAAAGAATTTAGTTATATGGTAGAGGCAGGAATGCCGGCAATGGAAGCAATACAAAGTGCTACGATTACCCCTGCAAAGATCTTAAATGTTGAAAATAGCTCAGGGCAATTAGCGCCTGGCTTTCATGCTGATATTATAGCCGTACAGGAAGATCCTACTCAAAATATAAAGACTTTGGAAAATGTACGGTTTGTAATGAAAGACGGCAAGACCTATAAAAACCTTTAG
- the fabD gene encoding ACP S-malonyltransferase — translation MNAYIFPGQGAQFSGMGLDLYEKSHDAQALFEKANDILGFSITDVMFEGSAEDLKQTKVTQPAIFLHSVILSTIMGDSFKPDMVAGHSLGEISALVANKTLEFEAALRLVSKRAMAMQHACELEPSTMAAVLGLEDELVEAVCAQVEGTVVAANYNCPGQLVISGATSAVEKACELLKERGAKRALLLPVGGAFHSPLMEPARKELAEAIESTLFSEPICPIYQNVSTTAVTDPAEIKKNLVFQLTAPVKWTQSVQNMIADGATNFTEVGPGKVLQGLVKKINRSSEVSSASI, via the coding sequence ATGAACGCTTACATATTTCCCGGTCAAGGGGCACAATTCTCAGGAATGGGATTAGACCTTTACGAAAAATCTCATGATGCGCAAGCTTTATTTGAAAAAGCCAATGATATTTTAGGCTTTTCAATTACAGACGTCATGTTTGAAGGTTCTGCTGAAGATCTAAAACAAACCAAAGTAACTCAACCTGCAATTTTCTTACACTCTGTGATTCTTAGCACCATCATGGGAGATAGCTTTAAGCCAGATATGGTTGCAGGACACTCCTTAGGTGAAATTTCTGCACTGGTAGCAAATAAGACTCTAGAGTTTGAAGCTGCACTAAGGCTAGTTTCAAAAAGGGCTATGGCAATGCAACATGCCTGCGAGTTGGAACCATCTACAATGGCTGCGGTTTTGGGTCTGGAAGATGAATTAGTGGAAGCAGTTTGCGCACAAGTTGAGGGCACTGTAGTTGCCGCGAATTATAACTGCCCGGGTCAACTTGTAATTTCTGGAGCCACAAGTGCAGTAGAAAAAGCATGTGAGCTTTTAAAGGAGCGTGGCGCTAAGAGGGCATTATTATTACCTGTAGGTGGAGCATTTCATTCCCCATTAATGGAACCAGCTAGAAAAGAATTGGCCGAAGCTATAGAGTCTACTTTATTTAGTGAACCTATCTGCCCAATTTATCAGAATGTGAGTACTACCGCGGTAACAGATCCTGCAGAGATCAAAAAAAACTTGGTATTTCAATTAACAGCTCCGGTTAAATGGACCCAATCTGTTCAGAACATGATCGCAGATGGTGCTACAAATTTCACAGAAGTTGGACCAGGAAAAGTATTACAAGGATTAGTAAAAAAAATAAACAGAAGTTCTGAAGTCTCTTCAGCTAGTATTTAA
- a CDS encoding pyridoxamine 5'-phosphate oxidase family protein translates to MSTKNLTSQDALDKMMKLVDDIDFCMMLTDLKTTPISAIPMSTKKVDENGDIWFLSGMNSDHNTNIVRDSKVQLLYSKPSDMEFISIFGHASIVTDKSILKDLYGKTDDAWFDGVDDPNLTAIKFDPNEAYYWDTKQNKYISLFKMGVAALTGDKADVGEKGKLNV, encoded by the coding sequence ATGAGCACAAAAAATCTTACAAGTCAAGATGCGCTTGACAAAATGATGAAATTGGTTGATGATATAGATTTCTGTATGATGCTTACAGACCTTAAGACAACCCCTATTAGCGCTATACCAATGTCTACAAAAAAGGTAGATGAAAATGGTGATATTTGGTTCTTGAGCGGAATGAATAGTGACCACAATACTAATATTGTTAGAGATTCTAAGGTACAGCTATTATATAGTAAGCCATCAGATATGGAATTTATTAGCATTTTTGGACATGCGAGCATCGTTACAGATAAATCCATCTTAAAAGATCTTTATGGAAAAACAGATGATGCGTGGTTTGACGGTGTAGATGATCCAAATCTTACAGCTATTAAATTTGATCCGAATGAAGCATATTATTGGGATACAAAGCAAAATAAATATATAAGCTTATTTAAAATGGGAGTTGCAGCGCTTACCGGAGATAAAGCAGATGTTGGAGAAAAAGGAAAGCTGAACGTTTAA
- a CDS encoding fructosamine kinase family protein — protein MTGNNDFKKLIERASSEINFDLKYSSALTGGDINEVFLLTSATNEKLVIKINNANKFPGMFAAEMTGLNALAAPNCIDIPKALFTGEYKHHAYLLLEYKRATTPNEDFWEVFGNQLAKLHQTTSENFGFKEDNYIANLRQYNSWNSSASEFYISQRLEPQLQLAKDNGYLNDSYKNFFKNISNLIPNEAPALTHGDLWNGNFIINEQGKPCLIDPAVSFAPRELDLALMHMFGGFNEKLFQSYHLQFPIIDGFKERLEIWQLYYLLVHLNIFGLGYKSRVEQILMKFN, from the coding sequence ATGACAGGAAATAATGATTTTAAAAAGCTAATTGAAAGAGCTTCAAGTGAGATCAATTTTGATCTGAAATATTCTTCTGCTTTAACCGGTGGCGATATTAATGAAGTTTTTCTTCTAACCTCCGCTACCAATGAAAAGTTGGTAATTAAGATTAACAATGCCAACAAATTTCCGGGGATGTTCGCGGCAGAAATGACTGGATTAAATGCACTAGCTGCTCCAAATTGCATAGATATTCCTAAAGCCCTTTTTACTGGTGAATATAAGCATCACGCCTATTTATTATTAGAATATAAGAGAGCTACTACCCCTAACGAGGATTTTTGGGAGGTATTTGGAAATCAATTAGCAAAGTTACATCAAACTACTTCAGAGAATTTTGGTTTTAAAGAAGATAATTACATCGCAAATCTCCGTCAATATAATAGCTGGAATTCATCAGCTTCAGAATTTTACATCTCGCAAAGATTGGAGCCGCAGCTTCAACTGGCAAAAGATAATGGCTATCTGAATGATTCCTATAAGAACTTTTTCAAGAATATTTCAAATTTAATCCCTAATGAAGCTCCGGCATTAACACATGGAGATCTATGGAATGGTAATTTTATTATTAATGAACAAGGCAAACCTTGTTTAATAGATCCTGCTGTGAGTTTTGCACCCAGAGAACTAGATCTGGCATTAATGCATATGTTTGGTGGATTTAATGAGAAATTATTCCAAAGTTACCACCTACAATTCCCTATTATAGATGGATTTAAGGAGCGCCTTGAGATCTGGCAACTATATTATCTTTTAGTACATCTCAATATATTTGGACTTGGCTACAAATCTCGTGTTGAACAAATTCTAATGAAATTTAACTGA
- a CDS encoding dihydrofolate reductase, with amino-acid sequence MLTIIAAAGENNALGKENDLVWHLPDDFKRFKELTSGHHIIMGRKTFESFPKPLPKRTHLVITRKDNYKKEGIIVVHSIERAIEFSNEDPQTFIIGGGEIYKMGLELADRIELTRVHGTFEADTFFPEIDESKWDLVSKVFHDKDEKHDYAFTYLTYDRK; translated from the coding sequence ATGCTTACAATAATTGCAGCTGCTGGAGAGAATAATGCATTAGGAAAAGAGAATGATCTTGTATGGCATTTACCAGATGATTTTAAAAGGTTTAAAGAACTTACGTCCGGACATCATATAATTATGGGCCGAAAAACATTTGAATCTTTCCCGAAGCCTTTACCTAAAAGAACACACCTAGTAATTACAAGAAAAGATAATTATAAGAAAGAAGGTATTATTGTAGTTCACTCCATAGAGCGAGCAATAGAATTCTCTAATGAAGATCCACAGACTTTTATAATTGGCGGTGGAGAGATTTATAAAATGGGCTTAGAACTAGCAGATAGAATAGAACTTACGAGAGTTCATGGAACTTTTGAAGCCGATACCTTTTTTCCTGAGATTGATGAAAGCAAGTGGGATTTAGTGTCTAAAGTATTTCACGATAAGGATGAAAAGCATGATTATGCATTTACTTATCTAACCTATGACAGGAAATAA
- a CDS encoding 2TM domain-containing protein, with amino-acid sequence MNTNVILNMFSKKKNPGKLDSEQRELYENARLRAIQKKRLFQHFVIFLVGAVLLIVVNVVIGYREDFMPLGYNWFVWAILLWTFFFLIHVINVFVTSAFMGKEWEQKQLDKLVKKQKDKIAELQQQVDREYPLPPKDTSRIKPITPDNTNSNPYNQK; translated from the coding sequence ATGAATACTAATGTAATTCTAAATATGTTCTCTAAAAAGAAAAACCCAGGTAAACTAGATTCCGAGCAACGTGAGTTGTATGAGAATGCTAGATTAAGAGCAATACAAAAGAAAAGACTTTTTCAACATTTTGTAATATTTTTGGTGGGAGCCGTACTCTTAATAGTAGTGAATGTTGTTATTGGATATAGAGAAGATTTTATGCCGTTGGGCTATAATTGGTTTGTTTGGGCAATTTTACTATGGACATTCTTTTTCTTAATTCACGTTATTAATGTATTTGTTACAAGCGCATTTATGGGGAAAGAATGGGAACAAAAGCAACTAGACAAATTGGTGAAAAAGCAAAAGGATAAAATTGCAGAGTTACAACAACAAGTAGATAGAGAGTACCCACTTCCCCCTAAAGATACTTCTCGTATTAAACCGATTACACCAGATAACACTAATTCAAATCCATATAATCAGAAATAA
- a CDS encoding aminotransferase class V-fold PLP-dependent enzyme: protein MKNLRKPFPVLAQYIYFNTAASGLLSEKVLEFRQDHDLDFLISGSILKDKQGKLISQVRESVGKFFKCEPHRVALVPNFSFGFNTLMESIDKSKKVLLLEGDYPSINWAVTSRDFNICYADLNENLEANIEAAIEGHKPDVFAFSIIQYISGIKLSISFLKTLKEKYPDIIFVADGTQFCGTEDFNFDDSGIDVLLCSSYKWLNAGYGNGFVLFNENVQGKIAPRSLGFNSVKGKYKEAEGNLIGKFEPGHQDTLNFGSLKVALELLTEVGMEKVQSNILELSKQAKKEFASLGLLQEDVVNRDTHSSIFNIKGDDKLFNYLRSNNVICAQRGKGIRLSFHYFNTSEEIENLVQLLKKFLNK from the coding sequence ATGAAGAATTTAAGAAAACCCTTCCCGGTTCTAGCTCAATATATTTATTTTAATACTGCTGCATCCGGACTATTGTCTGAAAAGGTATTGGAGTTTAGACAAGATCATGATCTTGATTTTTTGATTTCCGGGAGTATCCTTAAAGATAAACAAGGCAAGTTAATCTCTCAAGTTCGAGAGAGTGTGGGCAAGTTCTTTAAATGTGAACCTCATAGAGTAGCTTTGGTACCTAATTTTTCTTTCGGATTTAATACTCTGATGGAAAGTATAGACAAGTCTAAAAAAGTTCTTTTGCTAGAAGGAGACTATCCATCTATAAATTGGGCTGTAACTTCTAGAGATTTTAATATATGTTATGCAGATTTAAATGAAAATTTAGAAGCTAATATTGAAGCTGCTATAGAAGGTCATAAGCCAGATGTCTTCGCCTTTAGTATCATTCAGTACATAAGCGGTATAAAACTTTCTATCTCATTTTTAAAAACACTAAAGGAGAAGTATCCAGACATCATCTTTGTTGCAGACGGCACTCAGTTTTGTGGTACTGAAGATTTCAATTTTGATGATTCTGGAATAGATGTTCTACTATGTAGTTCTTATAAATGGTTAAACGCAGGTTATGGAAATGGCTTTGTTCTTTTTAACGAAAATGTACAAGGGAAAATAGCGCCTAGATCCTTAGGCTTTAACTCGGTTAAAGGAAAATATAAAGAAGCAGAAGGAAATCTTATAGGAAAATTTGAACCAGGCCATCAAGACACTCTAAATTTTGGAAGTTTAAAAGTTGCTCTAGAGTTATTAACTGAGGTTGGAATGGAAAAAGTTCAAAGTAATATATTAGAACTTAGCAAGCAGGCTAAAAAAGAATTCGCATCATTAGGCCTTTTACAAGAAGATGTTGTTAATAGAGATACTCACTCTTCGATCTTTAATATAAAAGGCGATGACAAGCTATTTAATTATCTTAGAAGTAATAATGTAATTTGTGCTCAAAGGGGAAAAGGAATTAGATTGAGTTTCCATTATTTCAATACTTCAGAAGAGATAGAAAATTTAGTGCAGTTGCTTAAAAAGTTCCTTAATAAGTAA
- a CDS encoding DUF427 domain-containing protein, whose amino-acid sequence MKAIWNNTVIAESNDTKIVENNHYFPKESIKSEFFNNSDTTSRCPWKGVASYYNVTVGDKINKDAAWYYPNTSHAAKPIENYVAFWKEIKVTE is encoded by the coding sequence ATGAAGGCTATTTGGAACAATACCGTAATTGCTGAAAGTAATGACACTAAGATCGTAGAGAACAATCACTATTTCCCGAAAGAATCTATAAAGTCTGAATTCTTTAATAACAGTGACACTACCTCACGCTGCCCATGGAAAGGAGTTGCCTCTTATTATAATGTAACTGTAGGAGATAAAATAAATAAGGATGCCGCCTGGTACTACCCCAATACAAGTCATGCTGCAAAACCTATAGAAAATTATGTTGCATTCTGGAAAGAGATAAAGGTTACTGAGTAA